The sequence below is a genomic window from Ficedula albicollis isolate OC2 chromosome 2, FicAlb1.5, whole genome shotgun sequence.
tgagcagagcacagaggttCTCAAACTGACTCGGGTAATTTTTTGTTCTGCATGCAATGTAGACATACCCTCTCTGCTGAACAGATCTCATTATGAATTAAGTGATCTCTGCAGAACAGTATTTAGGCCCTCATTCTGCATTATTGAAGTCAACGTTCTTCCATCAAGTTCAAAGAGTGCAGGGTCAGGCTGGTAATCACAAACATACTTctacaaacaaaacatttgtttctAACAAAGTTATGTGAGTTCAAACACAGGTTTTGAGAGTATGCAGATTGCTTACAAATGCTTAAAAAGACTGGTTCAGAATCTTTcttatatacacacacacaagtcCATCTGTCACAGACAGGCAATGTAACTCTGAATCACGAGCTTGCTCTAGTTTTTGGTAGTGTCCTGCACACATctgacaattaaaaaataaaaaataaaaaataaaaaaatagttgcCACAATGGATTTCTGATCATTCCAACTTGCACATGGATATGATCTCTTCTTGCTGCATCCAGTATGTGAAGTCCTATGGTTGCTTCTCAAATGCAAATACCAAGTAAATacctaaaagagaaaatgggattATTTAAAGTTTCAGGTTTCTTGGTGACTTaactaagtttaaaaaatataaccTGGTTGAGTGTCCTGCACACATctgacaattaaaaaataaaaaataaaaaataaaaaaatagttgcCACAATGGATTTCTGATCATTCCAACTTGCACATGGATATGATCTCTTCTTGCTGCATCCAGTATGTGAAGTCCTATGGTTGCTTCTCAAATGCAAATACCAAGTAAATacctaaaagagaaaatgggattATTTAAAGTTTCAGGTTTCTTGGTGACTTaactaagtttaaaaaatataacttGGTTGATATTATGCCCAAACAAACTCTTAGCAGATTACTGAAATTACAAAAGATCTTATGATTTTCTATATTATGCCCAAACAAACTCTTAGCAGATTATTGAAATTACAAAAGAACTTATGATTTTCCAGTGAGTAACTCTAGCATTCCCCTCTAGTATAGTTTTacatgttttcagaaatgtgaaTGAAACTCATAAATTACTGTGCCATTTATATAAAATGAACATTCACTAGCACATAAAAAGTCACATGCAAGTTAAGTTTAAAGACTCCTTTATACATGCAGTAATAGACAATCAGGATTGAAATTattaacttcattttttaattgaaaagtgAATGAATTAATGATACATATCATcaattttgctcttttaaattttgatgGACAAAGATGAAATTTTAGCATTCTTTTAAGTCCAAAACAGTATGATTCTATTAATGGATACTTGTACAGTCCACACCAGCACCCTTGGAAAACTCTTAGTTGGCATATAATCAATGCCAGCTATGCCAGATGCTCCTGTGCTCCATACCAACAGGATATGTAAAACCAGTTACTTGAGACCACAGGTCTAATTAAACATTTATAGATTTCCAGTTGACttcaacttttattttaatgaatgagGTACTATAGCTGCTTGCAAATCTTTCAGGACAAGCTTATCAGGTATTCCTCACCAACAATGCAAAGTTCCATGTAAGGAACAAGGTGTGCTTATACTCTTATCAGAAGCTCAATACtccaaatatttctggaaaaatagACTACTTAGGAAACATAGTAATCACTGAACTTTTAAAGgtataaatcttttttttagGTACGAAAAggtataaaattaaatttatagtCCCTCTCAGATAATTGAGATAATACTTCTAGATTGCTGGAATTTATGTCTACCTTGTAATGCATATATTCAAAAATCAGATAATAATTTAAGAAAGCAGAGTTAAGATTTTTCTCACCTGtgacaaaaatgtgtttctgtttttaaactACTAACACAACCAGTATAATGGCCTGCAAAAACACAAATCCTGGTTGGCATTTCCCTCCCAATTTCTTGAGATGTGCATACTACATAATCTAGACACATTTTGAATTACACAAATAACATCTTACTATATTTAAAATCCAGATTTTCTTCCATGACTAACAGGCTATTTTACACACTTTCCAAAGCAGTCATTCAGTCAACACTGTTTACAAAACCATTACTTACTTGTTGCTTCCCATTCAGACTTACTCAAGGTTCCCTAGAAGGggacaaaaaacccacagtttcAACAACAAATATGGAAACAATAAAACACTGATTTAGCTCCATCTTTCACTGACCAGTGTCTAACCACCCACAATGACTGGCTATTTAGGGGCAAGAAAAGCATTACTGTAGATCACAGATATTTATAACTCGACTATGATGGTCTGGAACTGGAAGACCCAGATAATGGAACACACCTAAATTAAACAGGTACAGGAGAATGGGCCAACAGTCTGTTGGTCTGAATGTCTCTGCAATGCAGAGCATGCCTGTATCCATTACCACACACCAGGACACACAGTGTGACCTGATCTGGCTCCAGGTGCTGTTCAAACCGAGATGCACAAGTCAGGAAAAGGCTCTAACACCATGGTGCTGCCACCTTCCTCAggaacacctgcctgcctccACCCAACAACACCCCACAGCCCACAGAAGGGCTATTTGCAAGAGACTAACTCTCACCCTCACGCACACATTCTGGAAAAACAGCCTGCCTTCCAGCCCAGGAaactcccagctcagctgatcAGACGAAAGCAGGGCAAGTCACAGATAAAAAGCTGCTGCCGTTTACCCCACCACTTAAGAAACACAAGGCAACAACAAGAAGTTGATTTTCTGCTAtgccctctccatccccatccaaGGAGTCCTCACCAGGGCCACAATTTAGCCCACAGGCTACCCACTGACCAAATCTGACCAAATAGTTCACCTTTTAAAACAGCACTTGGCAACAATCACCTTTGGTCTGACTTCGCCAAAGCCAATGTTGACCAAATAGTTCACCTTTTAAAACAGCACTCGGCAACAATCACCTTTGGTCTGACTTGGCTAAAGCCAATGCTCTTATGTCATGTCCTTAAGCCTATTTCttaaaacaagcatttttcttttccaaaacttCTGAATTTCAAGTGTGGAGAGcaggtttcttttctcttttgatgCAGGATTTTTATACATGCAGTAAGAGGACTACATCTTCAAGAACTCAGAACGTGAACAGTAGATGAATcaatgatatttaaaaaaacccaaacaacaaaaccaactgGAAAAACTTTAAGCTGATCACCCTCATGCAGTATtgatgaaaatggaaataatgatTTCAAATATATGCAGTATTATGAAGAAAGTTTTGAAATCTCCCATCAGAGGATTGGAACTAATGCTTTAAATCAGTATTGTGAAGATCCAAAAATATAAGAAGATTCCTCAAATTGAGAATACTTAGAAAGAACAGCTGTCAAGtaagatggaaaaaatatcCTTTCCCATCTGCATTATTACAACATTCTTAACAGCTACCAAATTAAGTGAACCCTGAGTATGGGATATAAATTAGATGAACCCCTCAGCCCGGCAGCTCTGCAATTTTTCACATGCAAAGACACTCATAACCCACTTCACTGCAGTTGAAATAAAGAAGGCACCACAATTTGAAAAATCAGGTCCTCAATTTTAAGATACCCTTATCTCTAGTGAAGTAAAAAGGAACTTACCAATGGTAACTTTGCCTTGCCATCTTTGATAAACTCTTTTGCATGATCATAATCATCAGGTTTATCAGAAACAAGCCTGGAATCACCATGTGTAGAATATGGCTGGAGAACACAGAACAAAGCATTGAGTAGTGAGATACATTAATCACATTAAGTAAAGGGTTTGACACAACACAGTCCACGAAGGAGTTCAGTaagtcttaaaaatattttaaatttaggtCTCTCCTTTACAGTATCCTCACGAACAGGTCTGATATTCCCTTCTTACCAGAAAATCTGACACCCAAGAATTACAAATTAAGTTTTATCTTACGTCTCTAAAGCAGGGGAAACAGAGTAACTTTAAACACTCTCCTTCATGTACAGTTCACTAAGAGCATTACCCAGATAAACTTTCTTTTAGAAGAGCAGCTATACCAGCACCTCTTCAGCAGAAGTACTAATAAATGGGCAACTACAATTTCAAGCAGAACAACTAAAATGCTTCAATAACGCACAAGCTGTAAAAGAAGGATACAAAAGGTCCTTCAAAACTAAGATGTACTTATTAAGGATCCCAGTTACTAGTGATCAGTGTAAATAAATCTGCTTGTAAAAATTCAGTCCTCAGTTTTAAGTGGCCACAACCTTAAGACAGCACTCAGTTTTCTGAGTGTTTCTGAGAAGGAAGATGGCAAGTCaaaagctgtgtctgtgctaCTGCAGGTGTGAGCCCATACACAGCACCATCACTTTCAGAGTCAACAAGTACAGTCAAGTTGCAGTCTGTGACTCAGCTGAATAAATCACCAATTACTTGATTTGAGAGCTTTCTGCTGAAGAATTCTACTGTttgagggaggagggaagcacAGAGAACTGAAAGTAAAACCAAAGCCTCGGAGGTAGCCTGGAAAAGCTTCTCTGAAGCTGCTAAAGTTATCAAGGGTAAGAGGctgaggataaaaaaaatgcaaaaacattGGGCAAAACCATATGCTCAGTTACAATTAAGTACCATTTTCTTCTATGAACACAGACTGTCCTTTTATTCCTACAAAGATTCCATTCTGTCTTTTCAGTCAATATTCCTTGCACAAAGATCCAGCTTTCAGTCCCTATGCTGAGGAAGAAATGGATTACAAGCCACCACTATCTAACACTAGGCATGATTCTCGGGTTTCTGTTTCCTACTTCACAAGAACAGAAACCTGCCTCAGTATTGAAATATTATCTTCAAAATTGAATCTATGCTGGACCAAGAGAAGagtgtgaggaggaagaagaggcaaAGAGCTATGAACAGACCACAAtccccctttccctgcagaggaagggagaggaggtAAAAAGGTCACAAGAGAACCAAATGAAGCTGAGCCTGGGAACAAGCAGTGGGGGGGCCAAAGGTGTTTTTAGGCTTTCCCACAAtccccctttccctgcagaggaagggagaggaggtAAAAAGGTCACAAGAGAACCAAATGAAGCTGAGCCTGGGAACAAGCAGTGGGGGGGACAAAGGTGTTTTTAGGCTTTCATGTTTCTCACCtttctactatttttttttttgttatgaatTAAATTGGCCTTCCCTAAGTTCAGTCTGTTTTGTCTGTGACAGAAATTGCTAAGCAATACCCTTGAATTTATGTTGACCCacaagttgctttttttcttttttctccccccacccTACTGGGAAGAGGGAACAAGAGTGCAGGTCAGTGGATGTCTCACAGCCAGTGAAGGTCAACAACCAGAGTTAAACTTTCAGCCCAggaacaaaatgctttttatcgGTAGCCCTTAATTAATTGCAAGAAGTTCACAAAGGCAATTTTAATTATTGCACAAAAATTAACATAGTGTAAAATGCTATTGAAATCAAACAAATCGACTCCACATTTACCTCCAAGGCCTGCATTCTCCTTAACAGCATTTTATGCTCCTCGTTCTTGATTTTTTCTTCATAGAATTCCCGAAATGTCATTTTGTAGACTAATTTCATACCATGTTTCTTTGCCATTCTGTCAAAATAATCAGCTTTATTAGGGAAGCCACAAAATTacttccaaaattatttccaaaggAACAATTTTAAGCTACAGTGACATCTTATGGTATTCACTAGGATTACACTTTTTTACAACTTTTTTCTCTTAGTACACATTTAGATGAAAATAGCTGCAGTTCCACCACaaactgtaattatttttttttaaattaggacAATAAAAATCTACACAGAAGTAATTTACAaacattttaacagaaaagGTCTCTTTTCCTGAAACACAGAAGTTCCATGTGGACTTCCAGAAAGGAAGCTCCATGTGGACACTTTTCCCTGCAGTCTCTATCATGTCAGGgatcataaatatatttagagAACATCTTTCTATTGTATTTATGGCTTACATCTCAATTATATGTAGACACCATGGACATGCAACACTGAAGTTACAGCTATCAGTGATAGATGCTGTTATTTTTCACAGACAACTACAAATGAAGTTGTTGAACAGGCTTGAAAGGAAAGCTTAATACTGTTTAACCATATTGGGCTTCAATGGCAGGAAAAAACCTAGTTTGGAAAGATTTCTCAGTACCTCAGGATACAGCTGGCAAAATCAAATCTGAGGTCACACAGATGTAACAGCAAAATATATGCTTACAGATGAAGATCACttagaggaagaagaaaattcatcATAGCAAAAATCCTATGAACATCTAAGGAAAGGTGGAGAAGACAAGAAAGAGGCACCATGATGAAGATAGACAAGAAATCTTACTCAAAGACTAAAAAAGGAGTAGAAAGAAACCCCTCAAAAAGTTataattaaagaagaaaaagctaaCAATTCTAAAGGTTTGCTGACAGATCCAATATATCAAATCAGATGTTTCCTTGTGAGACAGAGTTTAAGTCCCCACAGCTTCTGACCAGAGCACCTTCAAGAGAGTTCAATGGACAGATTACAGTTGTGGATGGAAATGCAAGAAACCACTGTATTTGAAGCAACAAAAAACtaagaactgaaaaatatagTAAGAAAGACAAACCATAATTTTCTGCAAGCATTATGCAATGACGCATAAACTAAACAAATGTTTATTATGTTCCACAGCTTTCATTGTATAATGAATTTAAAACTTAACTTACTCTTCCAGTAAGGGAAAGTAAACCAAAAACTCAGGGACATCAACCACTTCTTCCAAGTGAAAATCATACTTGCAGCCAAATAAGGGGTAGTCTCCCTTCTTTTCAAATTTCACATTGTACACATCATTCCCGAAAGAATTTGTTTCTGAAGCTTCGAGTCTCTTTCTGTAGAATAAGATATAAACAAACATTTATTGACCAGTATTTCACAGGCAGAGAAAACTACACATAGGAAGCCTGCAAGTGTTTCTCCTGGTAATACTCAGTGATGTTTCTAGTTTCCCACTTCCCTTATCTCGTAAGGCAATGACACAATGAAATTAAGCAGCATAATGGGTTTTAACAGGTTATTATTCTCATACAACATACCAAGGACTAAACAGACCTAGAAGACGAACCTTTTCCCCAAGCTGTGGCCATTTTGACACTATTACAATCATGACACAGGGATGAAATGTATGAAGACCTATACTCTCTATCAGAAGAGCCATGAGGACAAGAGACAACGGTTAGAATTGCTTTACCTGTTTAAGTCAAGCTCAcaagggagatttttttttttttttactagaatCCAAAATTGTtgcaaaaaaattgcatttgttttcacaaaCATATTGGAGCACTGCAAGAAGAAGCACTGCAAGTGCTTATCACTTAACAACGCTTCATGGAGTTTCAGAAGACTAACAGGACATAAGAGTACTTACACAAGTTCAAAGCTATTTGGAGTTGTGCCAATGAAATAACCTCCAGGAGAGAGATTCCCACAAGCATTTTTAAGCATCATGTCAGCCTGCTCATATGTCTCAAATGAATAGTGGTAAACAAATTGACAGCTGCAAATGTCAAAGCGCATATCTGGATCACTGTACTTGGAAGACAAGAGATCCTGCAacagataaagaagaaaaaaaactacagaaacAAGTATGATCCATTTAAATCTTCTAACAAATGTACTATTTCCGTAATTCTTTCATTgaattttctgaagtttctcCTTTCAGCTCCCACTCCTTTACAAGTTCAACAAGAATAAACTCTCCCCTACACAGAAGACCATACACAACATTTAGAAATAGCAAGAATACACACACATTTCAAATTATAATGTTCTCAAATTTTTTGTGTTGTCACACTTGAAAGACTAAAACCCAAGGTTAGTTAACTTATAGTTTCCAGAAGTACTTTATTGCTGGGGTTTCATAATTGGCCACCgtttgcctggaaaaaaaacctgcaataaAATGAATTTCAGTTTGCCAAGTCTCTGTAATGAAAACAGACCCATTAAACATGCACTTCAGAGGAGAAGGGGTTGTTTCAAATATAGTAGTTTACCCTGCCCAACGAGTTGTATTTATCTGTCTGTATTCTCACCCATATTTATCACCAACATACTGCTCCCCATCCCAGACCAAGTAACCAAAATCGGAAGAACTTGGAGCCCTTGGAATTTGTCAGGTTAAAGCTTACTTTGACCCTGTACTCGGCAGACATACAGAAAGACataggaaaatgagaaaaagaggcAGGCAGAATTAAACTTTGCACAATTGTATATTCATCATAGAGACCCAAAGTCAGGGAAATTAACTTTTGGGTGCAAGGACAGACGGAATAAAGCACGCAACATAAAATACATATGCGTGTAAGACTGAGCTGTAAAAGCAACATGAAAATATCCCTTTCCTTCCAGGCCaagtttctcttctctctcccccAAGTCGAGAGATGACACAAACCTGCAACAGACTATTTCTCAGAAGAAGGAAAGGCAACCAAGAACTCAAGCAAACAAGCCTTTATACAAGGCTGAGAACAGGTTCAGCTTTTCCACAGATATGCTGGAAACAAGTAGGTTTTGTGTCTCAGTCCCCATCAGCAGGGTACTCTCAGCCTGCACTTTTAGGAAGCAAAAGCTGTTCTAGTTACAAGACTGTCTCCTAAGCCTCAGCCAAGTATTCATCACTGCCTCCAGAGAGTCTAAGAAACCTGCTCTACCAGACTAGTTTTAAGGGTATCTATTATAGTAACTAAAATGccactagaaagaaaaaattctaagTGTACAAGTCAAATCAGAAAAGGCCCTTCATTTATTCCAGCATTCACCAAAATAGTTTCCAACATCCCATGCTGTCTCACAGAACTCCAAAGTTAAACAGTCATTCTGTTCCCCTTGTCAAGTAAAAGACAGTGAAAGCATCAGATTTAACATCTGGAAAAGACATTCAGGCTTCAGCAATGTCCCATTatacaacagcagcaaaatgcacCTAAGTACATCTTAAGAAACATTCCAGTAACCCCTCCTATGGCTGATTCTCCTGGCAGTACAATAATCcaatcctgaaaaaaaataaacccaaaatgTCACAGCGCTACCAGAAAGAACATTAAATCTCCAAAGTATTACAAAGCACAGGAACTGTACCTTGGTACTATCTGCTTGTATGAATTCTGCATCAAAAATATGTTCATTATACCGACATCGGGATTTCATTTCTTCATAGCGGTGCTTGCACTGTTGcacagaaatgtcagcaatGTCTATATATGGAAAGacaataaatacaataaatgaaatttttaaaagtgtgcaCACTGCTCCCCAGACAAGAAAACTGGAATGATTACTGGAACACAGAAGGTACAATATggcaggataaaaaaaattatcttcagttCCATTAaaacagctcagctccctgggaTTCTTAATATTCTTAAAAATCATAAAGCTGttgaaatgcaattatttctgATATGTCACATTATGGGAATTTTTTCAAATTCTAAGAATGCTTCTTTCTCAGTCATTGAGTTTCTGACAATATGCAATAAATTTACCTAAGAACTTTGTAAGTAAATCGATTAAGTGTATTTGAATACTACCCATTCAATAATGCAAGAAAGAACTGTAAAATATGAAGCACCCAAAATAATTCCCACTGAATGGTTTTTAGGGAATTTTAGTACCTAAGTAAATTTGGAGTCAAATAATACTTCCTCTAATTATCCCTGGGATActtttttgagaaaagaaaaaatggtaTCATTCTCCCAACATCTAAGTCAATTATTCAGACAAGAAATTCTTTTAATCAGCTTTCAGCTCTTCCCCGTTTCTGAGTCTGAAAATCTTGAGTTGATTGCAACACCCAAGACCATTTTATCTCACAACATTGGGGGGGTTTACttggttttttaaatgcaaCTCTCCTGTATGTGTTTcagaacaattaaaaatactACGGGAGATTAGATGTGGGAGAAAAgacataaaatagaaaatgtcaGTCTTTTCCCCATGCCCCCTTTTTGCCCAAGGCAACCTGAGGCAATGGTGTTTTTCTTTAGTGATACCAGTTTTTATCTCTTGAACTGAAAGCTAAATATTGATGATTCTTACATTTCTGCTGGCAGTCAAGCCGTATcttcagattaaaaaacaaaagacaactTTTTGCACAAAAGGCATTCATTACATACTTTGAttgactggaaaaaaagaaataataaaagacTGGCGATGTACTTGGTTTCCCACAAAACCTGATGCACTTTCCCTAGAAAGTTATCTTCTTACCAGTACAGACGAGttttttaattctgccttttttccatttcagtaaGTCTCCACCTTTCCCACATCCTAGATCCAAAACAGTTATATCACTCTTCTTCTGTCGTACCCGATCTATAAATTCACctagaaaaacaaacaccaggAGCATATAAACACATCTGCACCTAATCTCTGCACTTGTATTGCACCTAAAAGCCTAAAGGACCAAAAGGGGATGAGAACTTTGAAACACCTCAGACCTTACTTTGCCTGTCAATCTTAATATTGCAAActtaaaactcttttctttctagaaGGATGAAACAAACCATAAACTTTTAAAACTGTGGAGAAGATGAGTATTTTCTGTGCTTAATGTGCTCTGCATGTAACCTGACTGATGCTCTGAACTGCTTCCCTGGCTAAGGCAAAACTGCACATGGCTAAACAACCACCCTGTACATGAGGAGGGAAACAGGGTCCCTTTCATTAGCATTATAATGAAGGCAGATGTTATTTGAAAGTATGGGAAAGTCTTTTGCAAGTAGTAAAAGCCAATTAAATGCATCAGCCACAACATCTCCTCCCAGCCACCTTACAAAAATGCATAATGTTTTTCACTCACTCTCCCAGGCCTTGCAATAACAGCAGCTACTCCTTTGCTGTCTTTCTACCCTACATACAccagttacatttttttcttctctctctctgtgctgtctAGATTGTCTCTGCTGTGACTGATGTTGGCATATTATGTAAAACATATCAGCATGCTAGCaacttttcttcacagtagGAGACATGAAATATGTTTTGATACAACTGCTATAAAGCCACACTGCTGAAATTCTTTATGACAGAAAGGCTTCAACACATGCTTCAGGAACAGCTTTATAGAAACCTAAATATTGTTTCTAACTGCTCTGATacaacacaacaaaaagcaGCACGCTAAGACAAACAGTGCCAACATCTCCTGGCACAGA
It includes:
- the RNMT gene encoding mRNA cap guanine-N7 methyltransferase, producing MSEVTKTEEQQVEKNLDEEVEKTPHALESASGVGCEGNSSASGTDQSTENEKQVDSGDQDGREKRKNLDSEDEPSKKVHVIGHGQAVAAHYNELQEVGLEKRSQSRIFYLRNFNNWTKSVLIGEFIDRVRQKKSDITVLDLGCGKGGDLLKWKKGRIKKLVCTDIADISVQQCKHRYEEMKSRCRYNEHIFDAEFIQADSTKDLLSSKYSDPDMRFDICSCQFVYHYSFETYEQADMMLKNACGNLSPGGYFIGTTPNSFELVKRLEASETNSFGNDVYNVKFEKKGDYPLFGCKYDFHLEEVVDVPEFLVYFPLLEEMAKKHGMKLVYKMTFREFYEEKIKNEEHKMLLRRMQALEPYSTHGDSRLVSDKPDDYDHAKEFIKDGKAKLPLGTLSKSEWEATSIYLVFAFEKQP